AGGGACCTGAGGTCCCGTGCCTCTCTGTTCGCCAAGCCAGGGACTGCTCTCAAGCTTTCTGACGCTGTCCAAAGCACTCTCGgtttctcttgctctttctaTTTGTGCCCTTTCTGCTAATTCCCCAGTGGGAAATTCctctttttgaaaacaaatcacTCTCCATCACGAGGGTCCCTGGGTTTGCACAGGCCTCAGGAAAGCCCTCAAGCAAGCTCTGCTGCAATCCAGTCTGCCAGAAGGCAAATAAGAGGACTCACAGTCCACTCGGTGGTAATTCAGGTCCTAGCACCTGAGGCCAAGATCACCAGACAGGCAGCACATGGCCATGGGGCCAGAGGCCTGCAGCCACATGCATCGTGGCCATACCGGGGCCCTGGGTCTGGCTGACAGCTGCCGGAGCCCCGGGGACACCTTACAGCCCCCTCCACTGCACCCGACTTCAGAGCTCACGATGCCACCCACATGCATAGGCGTTTCCAGGACATGTAATAGCCCAGAGGTTGTCACTCGTCCCCAGAAATGGGGAAAGGCAAACTGCAGACTGAAGCAGGAGAGTACGGGAAAGCAAAAACCTCCTCCTGGGGCTCCAAGGCTCCCCAGGGATGGCTCTGACCTGGCTGGCTTTAGCCACCGGCAGGACAGGACATCGGTCCAAGGGACACTACCGGGTAGGTGCTATGCTTAAGTAAAATCCCTGTAACAGGTCATCCTAGGTGCTAACGCTGGCcccctgtgctgtgcttttAACACCTCGTGTAATAACGAAGTGGCAAAGGCAGCCATATGATTTACTcctattttccctttctcaatGGTGTACCGTTTTGTTCAGAAAAGCCCCCAGAGCTCTTCCTTTAAGGCTGCTTGTAGGAAATGCCCAGCCTGGGCTGAGACATTAGCTGTGGGTGAGTGGGTGGACAGTGAAGAAAAGTGGAAGCCACTACACAGCTACTTTCCTCCCACTGCGCTAACGCCTCCAATACGTCACTGAGCCAGCCTCCAGGGGAAAAACAACTGTTCAGCAGCCTGCcagagcagagctcagcaccttGCTCACCCAGCCCAGTGCCCGCAGAGGATGCTGAGCCGGCATGGCCCCCTCCACCACAGCCCTGGCACTGTGCGTGGCACTGCTGCTCGCCCGGTGGACAGACGGTGAGTCTCTCTTCCCCACACCGCGCTCGTCTTCAGCTCCCCACTCGCTGTGCCGCAGCCCCacggctgctctgctcccctccgCACCCGAGACCCCGGCACCGGGAAGGCGCGCAGGGCCGGTGGCGAACAGAGGTGCCGGGGTATAACCTGCCGCTCGGACACCTTTGCCGGCTGGTCAGCGCCCAGGCTGGTGGTGCCTgcaggctcctgcctgcttggaGCAGGACACAGCCAGGGCTCCCTGCTTGCCACTCGCCTTACTTTGCTGTCTGGGGGGGGCTGCGTTCGTCCTGAGGCACCAGCCTTGTTTATCTCCGCCGGTGGGGACCAGCGTGCCTTGTACTGTGGTGAAATGCCCCGGACGCTAGCGCAGTGCTCTGCTGCCGGCTGTCCTCCCCAGGCAGCGGCGCTGCTTGGTGTTTGCTGGCGGACACCGTCCGCTGAGGaaaccagcacagaaaaggTGACAGATGTTATCTAGTGATGCTTTGCTGCCAGGTGACAATACTGAAATTCAGGCAGGAGGTGTGAAAAATCCTGTTTTTACCAGATAGCagataaacaaaacagaaaagctgaatcCAGACAGAGCTGCTAGCAAACGGCAAGGGGGGTCAGGGGAGCAAATACAACAGGCTCCTTTCTTGGGCCAGAAAAGGACCAAGATCCCCTCAGCCAGGGTGAGCTGGGCTCTCcccagaagaaagaggaagggaaacagAGGGACCAGCAAATGCTAAAATTTGGAAGTGGGACAGGCCTGGGCAAATCCTAGTGCTTTTCATGTGGGTGAGTGGTCATGGCTGAACACAGAGGGTCAAGCTCCAGGCGAGCCATGAAGGAGGCAATCGtgagcagctctgcccagctcccacagGCACCAGCGAGATGGGATGGGACGCGGTCCAGCTTTACCTAACGCTCACCTTTGGTCCCGTAGGTGAGAAGCTGGCAAGCCCCAAGAACGTGCGCTTTGCTGCAGAGATAGCGCATCACCTGCTGCGGTGGGAGCCAGGACAAAACCACCCCAGTGATGTCCAGTATGAAGTGGAGCACGGAATGTGAGTACAGTGATGGGGACGCAAGGCAGTTCAGCCCCTGCCTGGGATCCGATACCGACAGTGGTGACAAGAAAGTTCCTggcccctgcctgcactgctctCACCCCAAGCACTTCTCCTTGCAGCTATGGCATGAATTTCTCCTGGACAGCCACCCCAAACTGCATGAGGATCTCGGAGCACTCCTGCGACCTCACATACTACACCCTGGATCCTGACCTGCGCTACTACGCACGGGTCAGGGCCGTGTCTGGAAACCACACATCCCAGTGGAAAAAGACCAGCTCTTTCTCCCCACGAGAAGGTAGGTCGGGTGTCTGCCTCCACCCTGCGGCCAAGGGCAGGAGGCTTTAAGGATGACAGAGGTCAGGGTGCCAAACTGCTTGGGAAGGACTTTGGGACAGATTAAAGCAGGGTTGTCTCTCTCTTTGTATCTTCCTGGAGGGCTATGGGATGGGATAGGACAAACCTAGGACAGGTGGCACCAGCTGCAAGGAGCAGTCACAGCTCAGTCCACTGCTGCAAAGGCTCTTAGAGCTGCCAAGAGAAGAAAACCCTAACATGCTCTTCCAACTTACTTGTTTCCAGCCAGCCTGCGCCTGTTGGGCCAGATCCTCTCTGTGACAGGCAACACCGTCcatgtgcagctgcagctgctcttcagCGTGGGGAACCTCACCATAAAATACGATGACATACAGAAGTATGCGAGGCTATACCGGGTGTACATCAGGAGGACACAGGACAATCGGACGGTGAGATGAGTTGCTGGCCCCATCTGTCGCATGCAGTGCTGCTCAAGTTGAAAAACACAAAGTAGAGTGTTCCGTACAAACTTAATATTAAGCTTTCTCATAGCCACAACATCGCAGAGAGATTTCTCTGTACAGTTTATTGCAGTAAGTTCCCCAAATCTTGTTGGGATTCTGGGTCTAGCTGCTGTCAGCTGTATCTCTAAGTACCCTAGGGACTTTCCCCAGAGGACaatggaggaggagggaggaaagcacAGGGCCCACATTCCCGCAGGAGCTGGGGCCTGTCAGGTACCAGCCTGTGCTCTGGTCATTGCAGTACGAAGTGGTGGAGAGCACCCCGGAGTTCAACATCAGCAACCTCTTCTGGGACATGGAGTATTGTATCAGCGTGGAGCCTGACGTGGCCAGCCGGCACATCCACACCACACGCACCACCGAGCAGTGCGTCACTATCAGCAAGAGAGACAGTAAGTGGTGGGGGAGCCAGCGAAAGGCAGATCCTCCTCAGCCTCCTGGCCCTGAGGATACGGGGATCTGCACCAGGGCAGCTGCTCCGTGCCCCCGCTGCAGGGCCTTCGTGCTATGTGCACCAAGGACTCTGCCTTTCCCGCCCTCACCTGGGTATGTTCTCTCTTGCAGGGACTGCAGAGCTTGCCCTAAGCATCATCAGCTCCTCCTTCATCACCCTGTTGTTCTTGGGCCTCCTGGGGGCTCTGCTGGTGTGCACCTACATAAAGAAACCTGTGAGGCCGCCGTCTGTCCTGGTAAGGCAGCTGGGCACGTGGCACCCGGGCACGTGGCACCCTTTGTGGCCAGTGTGAGGGTGCAGGGCTTGGGTAGCTGTTGGGAGAGGCAGGCAACAAGCAGGGATGAAGCACGGCTCACtcccctcttttctctccttcccagaaGTCTTTCATAAAGCAGAGCTCACTCTGGGTGGAGCAGGAGTCCTCGTCCTCGGGCAGCCCGGACGCAGACCCCGTCCAGCAGATTTTCCTGTGCCAGAAGGAGCCCCAGCAGGACAGTGGCCCCAACGACAGCAcctgcacagcccagctgcccctggaGAAGGGCTGGAGGGTCCCAGCATGGCCCGAGGACTGGGTATGCCTGCTGGGGCCAGAGGCCACGGGGAGCGGAGACAGCAGCTGCACCAGCACCGACAGCGGCATTTGCCTGCACATTTCCTCCTCTGAGCTGAGCTACTCCTCAGACCCCAAGCCCCAGGGCTACAAACAGCAGCTACCCACTGGTGATGACAGCGGCATGGGCTTGGAGAGCACCTGCCCTCGCTCCACATGCTCCTCCAGCGGCAGGAATGCCAGCCCCGCGGAGACCAGGCAGCCCCACGGAGAGGAGCTTGGCCTCTCCCCTGCCGCCGGCCAGGACAACCAGCAGGACGTGGAGTTCCGCGGGTACCTGCAGCAGTCCAAGGGCACAGTGGAGCCAAGGCAGGACCCAGCCAAGGGAGTGCCCTTGGCCTATGCAGGATCCCCGCATGGCTCCGGCAGCACTGACGTTGTGCTGGATGTAGACTGCTCCAAGCTAGCTGTGGCCAAAGGGTATCTGAAGCAGTCCTCTCCTGAGCACCCCTGCAGCCGCACACAGGACCTTGCTCCGTGGGGGGCCCCTCAGGAGCCCACCGCCTGGGACTTTTCTAGCCAGGTGGGGCTCCGAGCCCCCACTCTGCTGAGCTATGGGCTCCCGGGTGCTCCCTTGGCCTCCAAAGCTGGCCCTGAGCTCCTGAAAGCTCCAGCTGACCTGAGCATCTTCAACACTGACCTCCTGGGGACACTGCCCTTCATCTCCAGCCTCAGCACCAACGAGTGGCTCACACTGCAAATCAACCCCCTGAGCCTGCTCAACGGGGACAGTAAGGACAGCCGCCTGTGAGCCacccctgtgctggggagcaggtACCTGCCAGCCCCACACGCTGACCCAACTACCTCTTCTAGCCATTGCCCATTGGGAGCAGCTACTCCGATAAGCTACCGCCGACCCCTGAATGTACCACACTGAGCGGTGCCCCAGCCAAGACTCACGCGAGAAGCACCAGCTTAGCTAATTCTGGGGCTGCTTTGGCCCTGGTACTGCTGTGGCCAGCCCATAGCGCGCCCTGCACCTTCCCTCCAGCCAGTGTCCAGTGTAAAGCTAAGGAGACATGGGGCAGCCTGTGCTAGAGGGGCTCACCCACCCTTCTCTGACCACCAAGCCCACGGATACACACCAGGACATTTCCAAAGGGCAATGCCGCCTTGTCTGCCCTCCCCAGCAACCCAGCACAGGGCATGCAGCCCCCGGGCTCGAGGC
This sequence is a window from Phalacrocorax aristotelis chromosome 22, bGulAri2.1, whole genome shotgun sequence. Protein-coding genes within it:
- the IL10RA gene encoding interleukin-10 receptor subunit alpha, yielding MAPSTTALALCVALLLARWTDGEKLASPKNVRFAAEIAHHLLRWEPGQNHPSDVQYEVEHGIYGMNFSWTATPNCMRISEHSCDLTYYTLDPDLRYYARVRAVSGNHTSQWKKTSSFSPREASLRLLGQILSVTGNTVHVQLQLLFSVGNLTIKYDDIQKYARLYRVYIRRTQDNRTYEVVESTPEFNISNLFWDMEYCISVEPDVASRHIHTTRTTEQCVTISKRDRTAELALSIISSSFITLLFLGLLGALLVCTYIKKPVRPPSVLKSFIKQSSLWVEQESSSSGSPDADPVQQIFLCQKEPQQDSGPNDSTCTAQLPLEKGWRVPAWPEDWVCLLGPEATGSGDSSCTSTDSGICLHISSSELSYSSDPKPQGYKQQLPTGDDSGMGLESTCPRSTCSSSGRNASPAETRQPHGEELGLSPAAGQDNQQDVEFRGYLQQSKGTVEPRQDPAKGVPLAYAGSPHGSGSTDVVLDVDCSKLAVAKGYLKQSSPEHPCSRTQDLAPWGAPQEPTAWDFSSQVGLRAPTLLSYGLPGAPLASKAGPELLKAPADLSIFNTDLLGTLPFISSLSTNEWLTLQINPLSLLNGDSKDSRL